CGTCAAGGCCCCATAAAATAAGCGCAACAACCACAGTCGCGGCCAACACAATCAAGGTCGTGTTTGTTGCTTCTTTACGCGATGGCCATACGACCTTACGTACTTCCGTGCGACTTTCCTTGGCAAACCCTAAGAACTGCTTACCGCGTAAAGTACTTGCCGCAGTAAATGCCGCTAATACGACGAGCAGGATGACGCCAAGGGCGCGGAATACCACAGAAACTTCACTGAAATATGAATTACCCACCACTGCCGCAGCAAGTAAAGCAATCGCGATCAACCACTTCACTGTGTCCATTGGGCTTGCTTGACTCTCTGTATTTGCACTCATGTTTCAAAATCCTGCACATTTTGCTGTAAAAACACACGCTCGCCGCATGTGAAAAAATCTGGCAGGGGTGGAGGGATTCGAACCCCCAACCGTCGGTTTTGGAGACCGCTGTTCTACCAATTGGAACTACACCCCTAGAAACTTTCTAGCCATTCGCCCGATACACTAACCTTGTGCATTTCAAACCATGCTGTTTGCATGCAAGGGATTTTATAGGGAAGTGACCAGAATGGACGCGCCATTATACCGATAGGACTCGGAAAAGCAAGCTTCCAAATGGGGTGATTAGCACAATCTGAGGATGTTTTTAGAAACGATAACCGACCTGAAACCCGACGGTTCCTTTGTCTTCAATGTCGCTAAAGCTATAGCCGGCAAATGCACCGAAATGAAACCCTCTGTTTTGAAAGCCATTAAGATAATAATTGTATGTAACTGCCCCGCCTAACATGTCTTTTTGACGGGTAAAAACAGAACCATTTCTTATGGTTGCTGAAATTTCAGTTCCTAAACTTCCAACATAACCACCAATGGTGTGCTGTTCACTCAATCCAAACCATTTCGGGAGTAGATCGCTGCGTTGGTAAGAAAGTCCAACACCCACATTTTCGCCGTACCGGTCGGAACTGTTCATAACCCCTACGGACAGACTGTAGTACTCATGGCCGCGCACGTAACCTACGGAGCCACCAATACCAGTGTAGTTCACGCCAATTCCAGCAGCGAAGGTAACATCAGACCAATCAAATGGGGTCTGCTCTTGCGCATTTGCGTATGGAATCACTCCGCTTAAACAAGCCATCGCTGCCAATAATTTCAATGAATTCCGCATGTTCTAATCCTTCGTTAGCTCTACGCGCAGAGGCGCATAATTTGTTAGCATCTCGTCCACCCCTGCATTGAGCGCTCGTTGATGCTCTGCCAAGGTCGTCGGTAAATAGCCAATCACCCGGGCGCCCTGATCATGAAACTTATTTACAACGTGCTTAAATAAAACAGGAATTCCTTTCACACTTGGTGGCACCGCATAAGTTTGGTACTTTTTAATTTTCCCGATCTGAGGTAAGCCTATTAAAGCAGCTGTGCCTGCCCGATAACAAGCCTTATCTCGCGCTATAAACTTTGCTTTCATGAGTCGAGCCGCAAGAATGTCTTCATGCTGAGGCGACCAGCATAAGAACCGTACGCGCTGTTCTAAAAACTCTTTGATGGCTGGATCTTGGCTCATTTGATAAAGCTTATGAATGGTTTGTGCCGCATTCTCGGGCTTTAGATCGAGAATCCAGTCTAGGTGGGCGAATTGTTCCAGAAACTCGTCGAAAAATAACAAACTCTCGCCATGCAATAAACGCTCTTTTGCTAGCTCTGCGCGTGAAAGCTCATGTACGGGGTTAAACCGCCCGCTGACTCTCCGAAGATCTGGATCATGAGACAACACGATGTGTCCATCGCGCGTGCAACGCAAATCAGTTTCTAAATGCGTAAAACCGAATTCAATTGCTGCGCGAAAAGCCTCCGCCGTGTTCTCCGTAGCATGTTCACAATAGCCACGATGGCTAATCCAAGTGGTCACTTTATTCTTGAACCTCAACTAGTAACTCTAACGTTTCGCCTGCTCTTAAGCGTAGTTGTCCGTACACACCGGGCGCTACCTCTACGCCCGAAATGAACTCAGCGGAACTGGCACCTTGCAAGGTGAGAAGATCGACGCCATGAGTATCCGGTATGACGTTCCCAAT
This genomic interval from Idiomarinaceae bacterium HL-53 contains the following:
- a CDS encoding preprotein translocase subunit SecE, whose amino-acid sequence is MSANTESQASPMDTVKWLIAIALLAAAVVGNSYFSEVSVVFRALGVILLVVLAAFTAASTLRGKQFLGFAKESRTEVRKVVWPSRKEATNTTLIVLAATVVVALILWGLDGILVRVVGFATGVSV
- a CDS encoding Glycerophosphoryl diester phosphodiesterase, encoding MTTWISHRGYCEHATENTAEAFRAAIEFGFTHLETDLRCTRDGHIVLSHDPDLRRVSGRFNPVHELSRAELAKERLLHGESLLFFDEFLEQFAHLDWILDLKPENAAQTIHKLYQMSQDPAIKEFLEQRVRFLCWSPQHEDILAARLMKAKFIARDKACYRAGTAALIGLPQIGKIKKYQTYAVPPSVKGIPVLFKHVVNKFHDQGARVIGYLPTTLAEHQRALNAGVDEMLTNYAPLRVELTKD